A region from the Lolium perenne isolate Kyuss_39 chromosome 4, Kyuss_2.0, whole genome shotgun sequence genome encodes:
- the LOC127349116 gene encoding uncharacterized protein, whose product MAEIDTRPLESVQAALNIFEQRSDHSRFSSPDRNEQEIDVVRKELAACKLQLEVKENENRQANLRMEALNKAMQELSEKYDGACLEAYDRIAELETDVVLITSQQSKTASECQVLRDELAAARGELGAVKNANEYVLGEVESMETRRILERESTRDGLMRVLELNEAVLASAVAAMRAEEERSVFFQEATLELVSSGRNVEAIQRQKEAMESMEGELLAKTVEVDCLRSELKKLRELYVSTEIAAKDQEQGLDVALQHAEKETCLATEISSEVDHEDGETTEHVVGAEVVMVPDSTACQGDSEVADTYFDSELPGDQNVQYDDDGVLGSISGSMPEHVAEGQEEPEMGNRFVAESPREDFQSVDSEYCKDISAGIGMPENLAGNRGSRPEGVTETEIVVVNSKDGLPASSKQKKEVRFLDESFKSMNSDDCKDMNAGMGVHKNRAGRRRSEPEVAGAGLVTEIVVVNSKEGHGDLYKKEVVDTDKLRDGYVLVAKKNAGTDGEEALKDEKLDAAHTEISDLRFSLEEAVRRAELAEEANAALARELKKEIKTKQRQPRPTEDARGGKCKFYASPARPPAPAPAPSEDQRRVARPAPSCVTLGKVLNMKYR is encoded by the exons ATGGCCGAGATCGACACGAGGCCGCTAGAATCTGTGCAGGCTGCGTTGAACATCTTCGAACAGAGAAGTGACCACAGCAGGTTCAGCAGCCCTGACAGAAAC GAGCAGGAGATCGACGTCGTAAGGAAGGAGCTCGCCGCGTGCAAGCTTCAGCTGGAGGTGAAGGAGAACGAGAACAGGCAGGCAAACCTAAGGATGGAAGCTCTGAACAAGGCCATGCAGGAGCTGTCGGAGAAGTATGACGGCGCGTGCCTGGAGGCGTACGACCGCATCGCGGAGCTCGAGACCGACGTCGTCCTGATCACGAGCCAGCAATCCAAGACGGCGTCGGAGTGCCAGGTGCTGCGCGACGAGCTGGCCGCTGCCAGAGGCGAGCTGGGCGCCGTGAAGAATGCCAACGAGTACGTGCTGGGcgaggtggagtcgatggagacgaGGAGGATCCTGGAGCGGGAGAGCACCCGGGACGGGCTGATGCGCGTGCTGGAGCTGAACGAGGCCGTTCTTGCATCGGCCGTCGCGGCGATGAGGGCGGAGGAGGAGAGGTCTGTGTTCTTCCAGGAGGCCACGCTTGAGCTGGTCAGTTCGGGTAGGAACGTGGAGGCGATCCAGAGGCAGAAGGAGGCGATGGAGAGCATGGAAGGGGAGCTGCTGGCCAAGACGGTGGAGGTGGACTGTCTCCGGTCCGAGCTGAAGAAGCTCAGGGAGCTTTACGTCTCCACAGAAATAGCTGCGAAAGATCAAGAACAAGGACTGGATGTCGCCCTCCAGCACGCAGAGAAGGAAACCTGTCTAGCCACTGAAATCTCCAGTGAAGTTGATCATGAGGATGGTGAGACGACTGAACATGTCGTTGGAGCAGAAGTTGTTATGGTTCCAGACTCGACGGCATGCCAAGGCGACTCAGAGGTCGCAGATACGTATTTTGATAGTGAATTACCGGGGGATCAGAATGTTCAATATGATGACGATGGGGTTCTCGGGAGTATCAGCGGTTCAATGCCTGAACACGTTGCGGAAGGTCAGGAGGAACCGGAAATGGGAAATCGCTTCGTGGCTGAAAGCCCGAGGGAGGACTTCCAGAGCGTGGACTCTGAATATTGTAAGGACATCAGCGCCGGCATCGGCATGCCGGAAAACTTGGCAGGCAACAGAGGCTCAAGGCCGGAGGGTGTTACTGAGACTGAGATCGTCGTGGTGAACTCTAAAGATGGGTTACCGGCGTCCTCGAAACAGAAAAAGGAAGTTCGTTTCTTGGATGAAAGTTTCAAAAGCATGAACTCTGACGATTGCAAGGACATGAACGCCGGCATGGGCGTGCACAAAAACCGGGCAGGAAGGAGGCGCTCAGAGCCAGAGGTTGCAGGTGCGGGCCTTGTCACCGAGATCGTGGTGGTGAACTCCAAAGAGGGCCACGGCGATTTGTACAAGAAGGAGGTCGTGGATACCGACAAGCTCAGGGACGGGTACGTGCTCGTCGCAAAGAAGAACGCCGGGACCGATGGTGAGGAGGCGCTCAAGGACGAGAAGCTTGACGCGGCGCACACGGAGATCAGCGACCTGAGGTTCAGCCTGGAGGAGGCGGTGAGGCGGGCGGAGCTGGCGGAGGAGGCAAATGCAGCGTTGGCGAGGGAGctaaagaaagagattaagacgAAGCAGCGGCAGCCGCGTCCCACGGAGGACGCGCGCGGCGGGAAGTGCAAGTTCTATGCTTCTCCTGCcaggccgccggcgccggcgccggcgccgtctGAGGACCAAAGAAGGGTGGCGAGGCCAGCGCCGAGCTGCGTGACCTTGGGGAAGGTGCTCAACATGAAGTACAGGTGA